From Selenomonas ruminantium AC2024, a single genomic window includes:
- a CDS encoding NHLP family bacteriocin export ABC transporter peptidase/permease/ATPase subunit: protein MLEKVKRIFTRDCSRVKVPTILQMEATECGAAALAMVLAHYGLWIPLEKLRAECGVNRDGSKASCVIRAARNRKCQADGYRWSTDDLLELLPENPFPLIIHWEFNHFVVLEGIKNGKAYLNDPAMGRRTVPLEEFRTSYTGVSLYIEPGEDFVKAGHRYNVFKDLGKKLMEDHWAALFILILEFCAIIPGLAGPVMSQIFLDEILTRKHLNWMTSFCMAMTASFILSGIMTWLRAVVLTQWQRKLTLADSSSYFWHLLKLPMQFFHQRYAAEVAGRVGFNESIAGVLSGPAATAVLDFFVALFYLLLLLQYNVTLTIIGVLFSSVEIVLFLAMRRHLTDLNMRIQQDAGKAYGVAMNGLRMIETIKANGDESDFFTKWAGYQTKVLTASQETALWAMSVKMLPTLLSGINGALIMTIGGFSIMEGAMTAGMFMAFQHLMRSFEAPVNALVGLGSTLQTTEMQMQRLNDVRCYEVDSLNFPADEEEKSKKFPMDRLSGEVTLDDVSFGYSPLEPPLLEHFNLHASPGDWVAVVGASGSGKSTFAKIITGLYEEWSGTLAFDGTPRRQVPRQVITSSLAAVDQDIFLITGTVAENIALFDSTVRKSDIIAAAKDACIHEDILQLDGGYEAQVAEGGVNFSGGQRQRLEIARALAVNPSILVLDEATSALDPITEKKVLENIRHRGCTCLIVAHRLSTIRDCDEIIVLSHGKIVERGIHREMVQHDGPYRRLIEEREKEEMETMDE from the coding sequence ATGTTAGAGAAAGTGAAACGCATATTCACAAGGGACTGCAGCCGGGTAAAAGTTCCGACCATCCTGCAGATGGAGGCTACGGAATGTGGCGCGGCGGCTCTGGCCATGGTGCTGGCTCATTACGGCCTTTGGATACCGCTGGAAAAGCTTCGGGCTGAGTGCGGTGTAAACCGCGATGGTTCGAAAGCCAGCTGTGTCATACGGGCGGCACGGAATAGAAAGTGTCAGGCAGATGGTTACCGCTGGTCAACGGATGACCTGTTGGAGCTCCTGCCGGAAAATCCCTTTCCCTTGATTATTCATTGGGAATTCAATCATTTTGTGGTGCTGGAAGGTATCAAAAACGGCAAAGCCTATCTCAACGACCCCGCCATGGGGCGGCGTACCGTGCCACTAGAGGAGTTTCGTACCTCCTATACGGGCGTATCTCTCTATATCGAGCCGGGAGAGGACTTTGTAAAAGCCGGTCACCGCTACAATGTTTTTAAAGACTTGGGCAAAAAGCTCATGGAGGACCATTGGGCAGCCCTGTTCATTCTCATACTGGAATTTTGCGCCATTATTCCCGGTCTGGCCGGGCCGGTCATGAGCCAGATTTTTCTGGATGAAATTCTGACACGGAAGCATCTGAACTGGATGACGAGTTTTTGTATGGCCATGACGGCCTCCTTTATTCTGTCGGGCATCATGACCTGGCTGCGGGCGGTTGTGCTCACCCAGTGGCAGAGAAAGCTGACACTGGCGGATTCTTCCAGCTATTTCTGGCATCTGTTGAAGCTGCCCATGCAATTTTTTCATCAGCGCTATGCTGCTGAAGTGGCGGGTCGTGTGGGTTTCAATGAATCCATTGCTGGTGTCCTTTCAGGGCCTGCAGCTACGGCTGTGCTGGACTTTTTCGTAGCGTTATTCTATCTGTTGCTGCTGCTGCAGTACAATGTGACCCTGACCATTATCGGCGTACTCTTCAGCTCGGTGGAAATCGTGTTGTTCCTGGCTATGCGGCGGCATCTGACCGACCTCAATATGCGTATACAGCAGGATGCAGGCAAGGCTTATGGTGTGGCCATGAATGGATTGCGCATGATTGAGACCATCAAGGCCAATGGTGATGAGTCGGACTTCTTCACTAAATGGGCAGGCTATCAGACGAAAGTCCTTACCGCCTCCCAGGAGACGGCTCTTTGGGCCATGTCCGTGAAGATGCTGCCCACATTGCTCTCGGGTATCAACGGTGCCCTCATCATGACCATCGGTGGCTTCTCCATCATGGAGGGCGCCATGACTGCCGGTATGTTTATGGCTTTCCAGCATCTCATGCGCAGCTTTGAAGCTCCTGTCAATGCATTGGTGGGGCTCGGGAGCACCCTGCAGACCACAGAAATGCAGATGCAGAGGCTCAATGATGTGCGCTGCTATGAAGTGGACAGCCTGAACTTTCCTGCAGATGAGGAAGAAAAGAGCAAAAAATTTCCCATGGATAGGCTTTCGGGGGAGGTAACCCTTGATGATGTGAGCTTTGGTTACAGTCCGTTGGAGCCGCCCCTGCTGGAACATTTTAACCTCCATGCCAGCCCTGGCGACTGGGTAGCGGTTGTGGGTGCCTCCGGCAGCGGGAAGTCCACTTTTGCGAAAATCATCACGGGACTTTATGAGGAATGGTCTGGCACGCTGGCCTTTGATGGCACACCTCGGCGGCAGGTGCCGCGGCAGGTTATCACGAGCTCGCTGGCAGCAGTAGACCAGGACATCTTTCTGATTACCGGCACGGTGGCAGAAAATATTGCCCTCTTTGACAGCACTGTGCGCAAGAGCGACATCATCGCGGCGGCCAAGGATGCCTGCATACATGAGGATATCCTGCAGCTGGATGGTGGCTATGAGGCCCAGGTGGCGGAAGGCGGCGTGAATTTCTCCGGCGGTCAGCGCCAGCGGCTCGAAATCGCCCGCGCGTTAGCCGTGAATCCCTCGATTCTCGTGCTGGACGAGGCCACCAGCGCCCTCGACCCCATTACGGAAAAGAAGGTGCTAGAAAATATCCGGCATCGTGGCTGCACCTGTCTGATTGTGGCCCACAGGTTGTCCACTATCCGGGACTGCGATGAAATCATCGTCCTCTCCCATGGCAAGATAGTGGAGCGTGGCATCCATCGGGAAATGGTGCAGCATGACGGCCCCTACCGTAGGCTTATCGAGGAGCGGGAGAAAGAAGAAATGGAAACTATGGATGAATGA
- a CDS encoding HlyD family secretion protein, whose product MDKQEKDNKSPEGAAERWTRSNNQIFSQEALDKMRSPEKLDTVLPITTPLGWMGLVAVAVMVFAVVIWSVFGSFTVKADGMGLIMDVSGVAKISTVSGGTIDELFVRPGVKVKKGEIVAHLYQSQETTAARMAQYGPELAANSRDAVNRVHEFDSRRNQKEAAEYIHSPYDGTVSEVLVAAGSVVGGGVPIVNVRVENTSGDLRGVLYIPVDKGGKRVEKGQTIQLAPNGVDVSQSGSLLGIVRSVSEYPISPQAMQKELGNEQLAQWILQSQQSAVMEVNFDLVKDPGSQSGYLWTSSVGEHKPITPGSFCTGSIIIERRPPIEKVFYKLSQWLRNR is encoded by the coding sequence ATGGACAAGCAGGAAAAGGATAATAAATCCCCAGAGGGCGCAGCAGAGCGCTGGACGCGCAGCAACAATCAGATTTTCAGCCAGGAGGCGCTAGACAAGATGCGCTCCCCGGAGAAACTGGATACAGTGCTGCCCATCACCACTCCACTCGGTTGGATGGGACTGGTGGCAGTAGCAGTAATGGTTTTTGCAGTGGTTATCTGGTCTGTTTTTGGTTCCTTTACCGTCAAGGCTGACGGCATGGGGCTTATCATGGATGTTTCCGGCGTGGCAAAGATTTCCACGGTATCCGGCGGCACCATTGATGAACTCTTTGTCCGTCCCGGTGTCAAGGTGAAAAAAGGGGAGATTGTCGCGCATCTTTACCAGTCCCAGGAGACAACGGCTGCCCGCATGGCCCAGTATGGGCCGGAATTGGCTGCCAACAGCCGGGATGCAGTGAATCGGGTGCATGAGTTCGATTCGCGGCGCAATCAGAAGGAGGCGGCGGAGTATATCCACTCCCCCTATGACGGGACAGTGAGTGAAGTCCTCGTGGCTGCCGGTTCTGTGGTAGGCGGCGGGGTGCCCATCGTCAACGTGCGCGTGGAAAATACCAGCGGCGACCTTCGAGGCGTGCTCTATATCCCCGTGGACAAGGGCGGCAAACGGGTGGAGAAAGGACAGACAATACAGCTGGCCCCCAATGGCGTGGATGTTTCCCAGTCGGGCAGCCTGTTGGGCATTGTGCGCTCCGTCTCCGAGTATCCCATTTCGCCGCAGGCCATGCAGAAGGAACTCGGCAATGAACAACTGGCGCAGTGGATTCTCCAAAGTCAGCAGAGTGCAGTGATGGAAGTGAACTTTGATTTGGTAAAAGACCCTGGTTCGCAGTCGGGTTATCTCTGGACTTCTTCCGTAGGCGAGCATAAGCCCATAACGCCGGGCAGTTTCTGCACCGGTTCCATCATCATCGAGCGGCGTCCGCCCATCGAGAAGGTTTTCTATAAATTGAGCCAATGGCTGAGGAACAGGTGA
- a CDS encoding efflux RND transporter periplasmic adaptor subunit, whose translation MKKYFYIGIVVILMISLAIVGYGAWLNYSDENQIASRMDNRTLQLKAAKAEVREMQPSITMETVRFVSERMTDAVALTDGRILQWYVEKNSNVNKGQVLLSMANDQIPLKIQQATSAVSRAEAALAQANSSYRRQQRLMAKDATSHEKYEEAEARYLAAKEALREAESQRDQYLVQKNWLSVTSPVDGDVLLIYQREGAYVQAGTPVALVGNFDRLTFALTVADSSTRRMELGESFELKFPNRWSMGKAYDTEFGAGNQGWNQKVKATLREIVPPLSEPADVRRAVWEVDNRTHLLEPLTYTGVIMQAVNPYKCLTVPLSAMYDNARNAVFVVDGDGIIHLRSVVTGADDDKYIEIREGLSEGDIVLVGNFEGLEDGMKAEIVLEGENS comes from the coding sequence ATGAAAAAATATTTTTATATTGGTATTGTCGTTATCCTCATGATATCTCTGGCTATTGTTGGTTATGGGGCATGGCTTAATTACAGTGATGAGAATCAGATAGCCAGTCGCATGGACAACAGAACGCTGCAGCTCAAGGCGGCCAAGGCGGAAGTTCGGGAGATGCAGCCCAGCATTACCATGGAGACGGTGCGCTTTGTCAGTGAGCGTATGACGGATGCGGTGGCCCTCACGGATGGACGTATCCTGCAGTGGTATGTGGAGAAGAACAGCAACGTGAATAAGGGGCAGGTATTGCTCTCCATGGCTAATGACCAGATTCCGCTGAAGATACAGCAGGCTACCAGTGCGGTAAGCCGCGCCGAGGCAGCCCTGGCGCAGGCCAATAGCTCATACCGTCGGCAGCAACGGCTTATGGCCAAGGACGCTACTTCCCATGAGAAATATGAGGAGGCAGAGGCCCGCTACCTGGCTGCCAAGGAGGCTCTGCGCGAGGCTGAAAGCCAGCGGGATCAGTATCTGGTGCAGAAGAACTGGCTCTCTGTGACCTCACCGGTGGATGGGGATGTGCTCCTTATCTATCAGCGGGAAGGTGCTTATGTACAGGCGGGCACGCCCGTGGCGCTGGTGGGCAATTTCGACCGGTTGACCTTTGCACTGACGGTAGCAGACAGCAGTACCCGGCGGATGGAGCTGGGAGAGTCTTTCGAACTGAAATTCCCCAACCGCTGGAGTATGGGCAAGGCTTATGATACGGAGTTTGGCGCTGGCAATCAGGGCTGGAATCAGAAGGTGAAGGCGACGCTCCGGGAAATCGTGCCGCCGCTGTCCGAGCCTGCTGATGTGCGGCGGGCCGTATGGGAAGTGGACAACCGCACGCATCTGTTGGAGCCATTGACCTATACGGGCGTCATTATGCAGGCTGTTAATCCTTATAAGTGCCTGACCGTGCCATTAAGTGCCATGTATGACAACGCGCGCAATGCGGTTTTTGTCGTGGATGGAGACGGCATTATCCATCTGCGTTCCGTGGTGACCGGAGCGGATGATGACAAGTATATCGAGATACGCGAGGGCCTGTCTGAAGGAGATATCGTGCTAGTGGGCAACTTCGAGGGCCTGGAGGATGGCATGAAGGCGGAAATTGTGCTGGAAGGGGAGAATAGCTGA
- the trpA gene encoding tryptophan synthase subunit alpha, which yields MSNIANAFKNGKAFIPFFTCGFPDMETSKAAIKAAVDNGADLIELGIPFSDPTAEGPVIQRSTLGALKNGVNTNKIFKMVKELRQDVTIPLVFMTYANVVFSYGGEDFFVKCQEVGIDGIILPDLPYEEKEEFSALSEKYGVDLISMIAPTSHERIAMIAKEATGFIYVVSSLGVTGVRKEITTNLTEMVEEIRKVTDVPCAIGFGIANPDQSKRMAQIADGVIVGSAIVKLLEKYGKDAPEYVGAYVKSMHPRNLL from the coding sequence ATGAGTAATATTGCAAATGCATTCAAGAACGGCAAAGCCTTTATACCCTTTTTTACCTGCGGTTTCCCCGATATGGAAACGAGCAAGGCCGCGATTAAGGCGGCTGTGGATAACGGCGCTGACCTTATCGAACTGGGGATTCCCTTCTCTGACCCGACTGCCGAAGGGCCGGTGATTCAGCGTTCCACTTTGGGCGCGTTAAAAAATGGTGTCAATACCAACAAGATTTTCAAAATGGTCAAGGAACTGCGGCAGGACGTCACGATTCCGCTGGTCTTTATGACCTATGCCAATGTGGTGTTCTCCTATGGCGGGGAGGATTTCTTTGTCAAATGTCAGGAAGTGGGCATTGATGGCATTATCCTGCCGGACTTGCCCTATGAGGAAAAAGAGGAATTCTCAGCACTCAGCGAAAAGTACGGTGTGGATTTGATTTCCATGATTGCGCCGACGTCTCATGAGCGCATCGCCATGATTGCCAAGGAAGCCACGGGCTTTATCTATGTGGTCAGCAGTCTGGGGGTTACTGGTGTGCGCAAGGAAATCACCACGAATCTGACGGAAATGGTGGAGGAAATCCGCAAGGTTACGGATGTGCCCTGTGCCATTGGCTTTGGCATTGCCAATCCCGACCAGTCTAAGCGCATGGCACAGATTGCCGACGGCGTGATTGTGGGGTCGGCAATTGTGAAATTGCTCGAAAAATACGGGAAGGATGCGCCGGAGTATGTGGGAGCTTATGTGAAGTCTATGCATCCGCGAAATCTGCTGTAA
- the trpB gene encoding tryptophan synthase subunit beta, which produces MTNPQGRFGIHGGQYIPETLMNAVIELEEAYNHYKNDPQFQKELTELLNDYAGRPSRLYYAEKMTRDLGGAKIYLKREDLNHTGAHKINNVLGQALLAKKMGKTRLIAETGAGQHGVATATAAALMGMDCVVFMGKEDTERQALNVYRMRLLGAKVVAVTSGTATLKDAVSEAMREWTTRISDTHYCLGSVMGPHPFPTIVRDFQAVISQEIKSQMLEKEGRLPDAVLACVGGGSNAIGSFYHFIEDEQVRLIGCEAAGRGIDTFETAATINTGRVGIFHGMKSYFCQDENGQIAPVYSISAGLDYPGVGPEHAHLHDIGRAEYVAITDDEAVEAFEYLSRTEGIIPAIESSHAIAHAMKLAPQLDKDKIIVVTVSGRGDKDCAAIARYRGEDIHE; this is translated from the coding sequence ATGACCAATCCTCAGGGAAGATTTGGCATTCATGGCGGGCAGTATATTCCCGAAACCTTGATGAATGCCGTTATCGAATTAGAAGAAGCCTATAACCACTATAAAAATGACCCGCAGTTCCAGAAGGAACTCACGGAACTCTTAAATGACTATGCCGGGCGTCCGTCACGGCTCTATTATGCAGAGAAGATGACCCGTGACTTGGGCGGCGCCAAAATCTACCTCAAGCGTGAGGACTTAAACCATACCGGCGCCCATAAAATCAACAATGTGCTGGGGCAGGCACTCCTGGCCAAGAAGATGGGCAAGACTCGCCTGATTGCTGAAACCGGCGCGGGTCAGCATGGTGTGGCTACGGCTACGGCGGCCGCACTTATGGGTATGGATTGCGTGGTCTTTATGGGCAAGGAGGACACGGAGCGGCAGGCGCTCAATGTCTACCGCATGCGTTTGCTCGGTGCCAAGGTTGTAGCGGTTACTTCCGGTACGGCAACGCTTAAAGATGCCGTATCCGAAGCCATGCGCGAATGGACGACCCGTATCAGCGACACGCATTATTGCTTGGGTTCCGTTATGGGGCCGCATCCGTTCCCGACGATTGTCCGTGATTTCCAGGCGGTTATCTCGCAGGAAATCAAAAGTCAGATGTTAGAGAAAGAAGGCCGCCTGCCGGATGCGGTGCTGGCCTGTGTGGGCGGCGGCTCCAACGCCATCGGCAGTTTCTATCACTTCATTGAGGATGAGCAGGTACGGCTGATTGGCTGTGAAGCTGCCGGCCGGGGCATTGACACCTTTGAAACGGCGGCGACCATCAATACAGGCCGTGTGGGGATTTTCCATGGCATGAAATCCTATTTCTGTCAGGATGAAAATGGTCAGATTGCACCAGTGTATTCCATTTCAGCAGGGCTTGACTATCCCGGTGTCGGCCCGGAACATGCCCACCTGCACGATATCGGGCGGGCAGAGTATGTGGCGATTACCGATGATGAAGCGGTGGAGGCGTTTGAATACCTCTCGCGGACGGAGGGCATTATCCCTGCGATTGAGTCCTCCCATGCCATCGCCCATGCCATGAAACTGGCACCGCAGTTGGACAAGGATAAAATCATCGTTGTAACGGTATCCGGACGGGGCGACAAAGACTGTGCCGCCATTGCCCGCTATCGGGGGGAGGATATTCATGAGTAA
- the trpC gene encoding indole-3-glycerol phosphate synthase TrpC produces the protein MNVLERLAGYARERVEAAKAEKPLAQIREEAMALPKGDFAFEQALRKKDMSFICECKKASPSKGLIAPDFPYLQIAKEYEAAGADAISVLTEPREFLGRDAYLREIAATVNIPCLRKDFTVDEYMIYEAKLLGAAAVLLICSLLTEEQIRKYLAICDKLGLSALVEVHDEAEVKMALNAGARIIGVNNRNLKDFSVDLNNSANLRELVPADIIFVAESGIKDAEDVKAAVKMGASAVLVGEALMRAEDKNGKLAEFYAAADRVKESLQ, from the coding sequence ATGAATGTATTAGAGAGATTAGCAGGTTACGCCCGCGAACGGGTGGAGGCAGCGAAAGCAGAAAAGCCGCTCGCGCAAATCCGTGAGGAGGCAATGGCTTTGCCCAAAGGGGATTTTGCCTTTGAACAGGCTTTGCGGAAAAAGGACATGTCCTTTATCTGCGAATGCAAGAAGGCTTCGCCGTCCAAGGGTCTGATTGCTCCGGACTTTCCCTATTTGCAGATTGCCAAGGAATACGAGGCTGCTGGCGCGGATGCAATTTCCGTATTGACGGAGCCACGCGAGTTTTTAGGCCGTGATGCTTATCTGCGGGAGATTGCGGCGACGGTGAATATTCCCTGTCTGCGCAAGGATTTCACTGTGGATGAATATATGATTTATGAAGCCAAACTTTTGGGCGCGGCAGCGGTGCTCTTGATTTGCTCCCTGCTTACGGAGGAGCAGATTCGGAAATACTTGGCCATCTGCGATAAGCTGGGGCTGTCGGCGCTGGTGGAAGTCCATGATGAAGCAGAAGTAAAGATGGCCTTAAATGCGGGGGCGCGGATAATCGGCGTCAATAACCGCAATCTCAAGGATTTTTCCGTAGACCTCAATAATAGTGCCAACTTGCGTGAACTGGTGCCTGCAGATATCATCTTTGTAGCCGAAAGCGGCATCAAAGATGCAGAAGATGTCAAAGCCGCTGTGAAGATGGGCGCCAGCGCTGTGTTGGTGGGAGAAGCCCTGATGCGGGCGGAAGATAAGAATGGAAAACTAGCGGAGTTTTATGCCGCTGCGGATAGAGTAAAGGAGAGTTTGCAATGA